One genomic segment of Impatiens glandulifera chromosome 6, dImpGla2.1, whole genome shotgun sequence includes these proteins:
- the LOC124943621 gene encoding plant intracellular Ras-group-related LRR protein 6-like: MGVDIVYEQVQYEHHHQQMNGSLLMKKKEKKIRAKNMYKWSSFSSDMDQEKLMIHHEIVDLSSMSMNTFPTTLNFHLINNNIINMAAISKLDLSNNNLQEIPESVTARLLNLTELDIRSNELKSLPNSIGCLSKLKILNISCNLISSFPKTIENCKSLEELTANFNLLNKLPDTIGFELTKLKKLSINSNKLIFLPYSTCHLTNLRLLDARLNHLHSLPDDLENLVNLEILNVSQNFQYLQTLPYSIGLLLSLKELDVSYNNITQLPDSIACIKKLQRLSVEGNPLVSPPMNVCEKGLHEVQQYLGQKMYNKGSCSTMNKKKAWLVKLARWSTFNGACVASKFSDQEYRREGGWRLSNISSPSRSVGDSPTFFGMSSPLHMLSPRKYFKRS, from the exons ATGGGTGTAGATATCGTCTATGAACAGGTGCAGTATGAACATCATCATCAGCAAATGAATGGTTCAttattgatgaagaagaaagagaagaagatcAGAGCTAAGAATATGTATAAATGGTCATCTTTTTCATCAGATATGGATCAAGAAAAACTGATGATTCATCACGAGATTGTGGATCTGAGTAGCATGTCAATGAATACTTTTCCAACTACTTTAAATTTTCATCTCatcaacaataatattattaatatggcTGCCATCTCCAAATTAGATCTCTCTAATAACAATCTTCAG GAGATACCAGAGTCCGTAACGGCAAGGTTACTAAACTTAACAGAATTGGATATTCGGTCAAATGAGTTAAAGTCTCTTCCAAACTCAATTGGTTGTTTATCAAAACTCAAGATCCTCAATATCTCATGCAATCTTATTTCATCTTTCCCTAAAACAATCGAAAACTGTAAGTCATTGGAAGAACTAACAGCTAATTTCAATCTCTTAAACAAGTTACCCGACACAATTGGTTTCGAACTTACAAAACTAAAGAAACTCTCCATCAATTCCAACAAGCTCATTTTCCTACCTTACTCCACTTGTCACCTCACCAACCTTCGTCTACTAGACGCTCGTCTCAACCACCTCCATTCTCTACCCGACGATCTCGAGAACCTTGTAAACCTCGAGATCCTCAatgtttctcaaaattttcaataccTACAAACACTTCCTTACTCTATTGGTCTACTCTTGTCTTTAAAAGAACTCGATGTAAGTTACAACAACATAACACAATTGCCAGACTCAATCGCGTGTATCAAGAAACTTCAGAGGCTTAGTGTTGAAGGAAATCCTCTAGTTTCCCCACCGATGAATGTGTGTGAGAAAGGACTACATGAGGTGCAACAATATTTAGGACAAAAGATGTATAATAAGGGGTCGTGTTCAACAATGAACAAGAAAAAGGCGTGGTTGGTAAAGTTGGCTAGATGGAGTACCTTTAATGGGGCGTGTGTTGCTAGTAAGTTTTCTGACCAAGAATATCGTAGAGAAGGAGGATGGAGATTGTCGAACATTTCTTCACCTTCTCGATCGGTTGGTGACTCTCCTACTTTCTTTGGCATGTCTTCACCTCTACATATGTTATCTCCAAGGAAATACTTCAAGAGATCATAG